A stretch of Mucilaginibacter terrae DNA encodes these proteins:
- a CDS encoding alpha/beta fold hydrolase yields the protein MKSSIIILALSVLGFTAKAQHSNNNNSKTIVLVHGAWSDASSWDAVTPLLKAKGYEVINVNLAGHGKDTTSFAGITFQTYVDQVKAAIGSRNNVVLVGHSFAGLVISQVAEDEPTQIKELIYLAAALPHDGDSLLSLAKGDPASHIGKSLTIDQQHGAAIIAKDAAADIFAADAPLQVQQYIAANLKPEPLAPLATPVHLTETNFGSVKKMYIHTVNDNAISYPAQQYMVKAGKVAKVYTLQSSHTPFISMPGKLADILIAERK from the coding sequence ATGAAATCTTCAATCATTATTCTGGCTTTGAGCGTATTAGGTTTTACTGCTAAAGCACAACACTCAAACAACAACAACTCAAAAACCATCGTACTTGTTCACGGAGCCTGGTCTGACGCATCATCATGGGATGCTGTTACCCCGCTACTAAAAGCCAAAGGCTACGAGGTGATCAATGTTAACCTCGCCGGTCATGGAAAAGATACCACCTCGTTTGCCGGTATCACCTTTCAAACTTATGTTGACCAGGTAAAGGCTGCCATCGGCTCACGCAATAACGTTGTCTTGGTAGGCCACAGCTTCGCCGGACTGGTAATTAGCCAGGTAGCCGAAGACGAACCCACACAGATCAAAGAACTGATCTACCTTGCAGCAGCTTTGCCGCATGATGGCGACAGTTTGCTTTCACTGGCTAAAGGTGATCCGGCATCCCACATTGGCAAATCTCTTACCATCGATCAGCAGCACGGCGCAGCCATCATTGCAAAGGATGCCGCAGCTGATATTTTCGCTGCTGACGCACCACTACAGGTTCAGCAATATATTGCCGCTAACCTTAAACCAGAACCCCTTGCGCCGCTGGCCACTCCGGTACACCTAACCGAAACCAACTTCGGCAGCGTTAAAAAGATGTACATCCATACCGTTAACGACAATGCCATCAGCTACCCTGCACAGCAGTATATGGTAAAAGCTGGTAAAGTGGCCAAAGTATATACCCTGCAAAGCAGCCACACTCCTTTCATTTCCATGCCTGGTAAACTGGCCGATATACTCATCGCTGAAAGAAAATAG
- a CDS encoding OsmC family protein, with protein sequence MKRIAKAYWNGTLQEGKGTISTQSTVLNETQYSFKTRFADGVGTNPEELIAAAHAGCFSMALSATLAHHNITAGDIFTTATVDLDMQALSITGIHLDLRASMIYGVDEATFNEIAEGAKTHCIISKALNVPITLSVVYA encoded by the coding sequence ATGAAACGTATTGCAAAAGCCTATTGGAATGGCACTTTACAAGAAGGAAAAGGGACAATCAGCACTCAAAGCACTGTGCTTAACGAAACTCAATATTCATTTAAAACGCGCTTTGCTGATGGCGTAGGAACTAATCCTGAAGAATTGATTGCCGCGGCACATGCGGGATGCTTTTCAATGGCACTAAGCGCTACACTCGCACATCATAACATTACTGCCGGAGATATATTTACCACAGCTACCGTTGATCTTGATATGCAGGCATTAAGCATCACGGGCATTCATTTGGATCTAAGAGCCAGTATGATCTATGGAGTTGATGAGGCCACATTTAATGAAATTGCAGAAGGCGCAAAAACACATTGCATTATTTCTAAGGCGTTAAATGTGCCAATTACACTCAGCGTTGTTTATGCATAA